From Nonlabens sp. Ci31, the proteins below share one genomic window:
- a CDS encoding MFS transporter produces MKNSKFILLVIVLSQFCCTSLWFAGNAVVNDLVINFDLKASALGHLTSSVQFGFISGTLTFAILTIADRFSPSKVFFICAVLGSLFNLAAIWDANNFLSLLLLRFFNGFFLAGIYPIGMKIASDYYKKGLGKSLGFLVGALALGTAFPHLLKETTGAYSWESVMIWTSSLSVLGGVLIVTLVPDGPYRKSSPKIDLSAFFEVFQNQKFRSVAFGYFGHMWELYAFWVFIPFMLKKYSLEHPQVLFNVPVLSFIIISFGGLACVFSGFVSQKLGTKRIAFIALSLSCLCCLISPFLFTSNSEGLFVSFLIFWGMVVIADSPLLSTLVAQHAPAEIKGTALTIVNCIGFTVTIISIQFISKMTEWTDSNAIYMILAIGPILGLTALMRTKLKDSLTIL; encoded by the coding sequence TTGAAAAACTCTAAGTTTATACTTCTAGTGATCGTGCTCTCTCAATTCTGCTGCACGTCACTTTGGTTTGCTGGGAACGCGGTGGTCAATGATCTTGTGATAAATTTTGATCTTAAAGCTAGCGCTTTAGGCCACTTAACTTCATCCGTACAATTTGGTTTTATTAGTGGCACATTGACTTTTGCAATTTTAACTATTGCTGACCGTTTTTCACCGTCAAAAGTGTTTTTCATATGTGCTGTACTGGGGTCGCTTTTTAATTTAGCTGCCATTTGGGACGCTAACAATTTTTTAAGTTTGCTATTATTACGTTTTTTTAACGGCTTTTTTCTTGCAGGAATTTATCCCATTGGGATGAAAATAGCTTCAGATTATTATAAAAAAGGGCTTGGTAAGTCACTTGGTTTTTTAGTTGGAGCATTGGCATTGGGTACGGCATTCCCACATTTACTAAAGGAAACAACAGGAGCATATTCTTGGGAATCTGTAATGATATGGACTTCTTCTCTTAGCGTCTTGGGCGGGGTATTAATAGTTACACTAGTTCCTGATGGACCCTATAGAAAATCCAGCCCTAAAATAGACTTATCAGCTTTTTTTGAGGTGTTTCAAAACCAAAAATTTCGTTCGGTTGCTTTTGGTTACTTTGGTCATATGTGGGAGCTTTATGCCTTTTGGGTTTTTATACCTTTTATGCTAAAAAAGTATAGTTTAGAGCATCCGCAAGTGTTGTTTAATGTTCCTGTATTATCTTTTATAATCATCAGCTTTGGAGGCTTGGCTTGTGTATTTTCTGGTTTTGTTTCACAGAAATTAGGAACTAAACGAATAGCATTTATAGCGCTATCTCTATCTTGCTTATGTTGCCTAATTTCCCCTTTTCTGTTTACTAGTAATTCTGAAGGTCTTTTTGTCAGCTTTCTAATATTTTGGGGAATGGTTGTCATAGCAGACTCTCCCCTTTTATCAACACTAGTAGCGCAACATGCACCTGCAGAAATAAAAGGCACTGCACTCACCATTGTTAATTGTATTGGTTTTACGGTAACTATAATTAGTATTCAGTTCATTTCAAAAATGACAGAATGGACGGATTCCAATGCTATTTATATGATTCTGGCAATAGGTCCTATCTTGGGTTTGACTGCTTTAATGAGAACTAAGTTAAAAGACAGCTTAACTATTTTATAA
- a CDS encoding acyl-CoA carboxylase subunit beta, translated as MEDKKQILADKLTLALLGGGQERIKKQHAKGKLTARERVHFLLDDGSFEEMGALVTHRTKDFGMEKQLFYGDGVVTGYGTINGRQVCVFAQDFTVFGGALSETHAEKICKVMDMAMKIGVPVIGLNDSGGARIQEGVRSLGGYADIFHRNVMASGMIPQISAIMGPCAGGAVYSPAMTDFTLMVENSSYMFVTGPNVVKTVTNEVVTAEELGGAKTHATKSGVTHLTAANDIQCIHQIKQMLSYMPQNCEDKPADMPFELDDEIRLGLEDLVPENANQPYDMKLVIQEIIDTDSFFEIHKDYADNIVVGFGRLAGKSIGIVANQPLSLAGVLDVDSSKKAARFTRFCDCFNIPILVLVDVPGFLPGTDQEWNGIITNGAKLLYALSEATVPKVTVITRKAYGGAYDVMNSKHIGADMNYAWPGAEIAVMGAKGASEIIFRKEINSAKDPVAKLAEKEAEYAEKFANPYSAAERGFIDEVILPKNTRRKLIKAYTLLENKAATLPKKKHGNIPL; from the coding sequence ATGGAAGATAAGAAGCAAATACTCGCAGATAAATTGACGCTAGCTCTTTTAGGAGGTGGGCAAGAACGTATAAAGAAGCAACATGCAAAAGGAAAGTTAACCGCAAGAGAACGGGTACATTTTTTACTAGATGACGGGTCCTTTGAAGAAATGGGAGCTTTAGTAACGCATCGCACCAAGGATTTTGGTATGGAGAAACAACTATTTTATGGGGATGGCGTAGTCACTGGCTACGGAACCATAAACGGAAGACAGGTTTGTGTTTTTGCGCAAGACTTTACTGTTTTTGGAGGTGCCCTTTCAGAAACACACGCCGAAAAGATTTGTAAAGTAATGGATATGGCGATGAAAATAGGTGTTCCTGTTATCGGTTTAAATGATAGCGGTGGTGCTCGAATTCAAGAAGGAGTGCGTTCCTTAGGTGGCTATGCAGATATCTTTCATAGAAATGTAATGGCATCAGGAATGATTCCTCAAATATCTGCAATTATGGGACCTTGTGCCGGTGGTGCCGTCTATTCTCCTGCAATGACCGATTTTACCTTGATGGTAGAAAACTCCAGCTATATGTTTGTTACTGGTCCTAATGTAGTTAAGACAGTAACAAATGAAGTCGTTACTGCCGAAGAATTAGGCGGTGCCAAAACACATGCGACTAAATCTGGAGTGACGCATTTAACAGCTGCAAACGATATTCAATGTATCCATCAGATCAAACAGATGCTGAGTTATATGCCTCAAAATTGTGAAGATAAACCTGCAGATATGCCGTTTGAATTAGATGACGAAATCCGTCTTGGTCTGGAAGATCTCGTTCCAGAAAATGCCAATCAGCCTTATGATATGAAGCTTGTTATTCAAGAAATTATCGATACCGATTCTTTCTTTGAAATCCATAAAGACTATGCAGATAACATAGTCGTTGGTTTTGGAAGATTAGCAGGTAAAAGTATAGGTATAGTAGCAAATCAACCCCTCAGTCTTGCAGGAGTTTTAGATGTGGATAGTTCTAAAAAAGCAGCTCGTTTTACTCGATTCTGTGACTGTTTTAACATTCCTATTTTGGTATTGGTTGATGTGCCAGGATTTCTTCCAGGTACTGATCAAGAATGGAATGGAATTATCACAAATGGAGCAAAATTATTATATGCCTTAAGTGAAGCTACTGTGCCTAAAGTAACGGTAATTACCAGAAAAGCATATGGTGGTGCATACGATGTGATGAACTCTAAGCATATAGGTGCAGATATGAATTATGCCTGGCCAGGAGCTGAAATTGCTGTGATGGGAGCAAAAGGAGCTAGTGAAATTATATTCAGAAAAGAGATCAACTCTGCCAAAGATCCTGTTGCCAAATTAGCAGAAAAGGAAGCTGAATACGCTGAAAAATTTGCTAATCCTTATAGTGCTGCAGAACGAGGATTTATTGATGAGGTTATATTACCAAAGAATACAAGAAGAAAATTAATCAAAGCTTATACGCTGCTCGAAAATAAGGCAGCTACTTTGCCTAAAAAGAAACACGGTAATATTCCCTTATAA
- the accC gene encoding acetyl-CoA carboxylase biotin carboxylase subunit has protein sequence MKKILIANRGEIAIRVMKTAQKMGIKTVAVYSEADRGAPHVRFANEAVLLGPAPSSESYLVMEKVIQAAKDTGADAIHPGYGFLSENAKFAQLVEDAGIVFIGPKPHAIQVMGNKLAAKEAVRDYNIPMVPGIEEAITDVALAEKVALEIGFPILIKASAGGGGKGMRIVENIQELPEQMERAISEAKAAFGDGSVFIEKYVGSPRHIEIQILADTHGNIVHLFERECSVQRRHQKVVEEAPSVVLTPEIRKTMGEAAIKVAKACDYVGAGTVEFLLDENKKFYFLEMNTRLQVEHPVTELISGIDLVEQQIKVARGEKLAFTQEDLSITGHALEVRVYAEDPLENFTPSIGKLSVYKLPTGEGIRVDNGFEEGMEVPIYYDPMLSKLITYGKNREEAIQLMIKAIDHYKVEGIATTLPFGKFVCEHEAFRSGNFDTHFVKNYYSPDQLKKQYTEERKIAALVGLQLYLKNQKTVKAPLKISSNWDKRNK, from the coding sequence ATGAAAAAAATACTAATAGCAAACCGTGGAGAAATCGCTATAAGAGTCATGAAAACTGCTCAAAAGATGGGTATTAAAACTGTCGCAGTTTATTCTGAAGCTGACCGTGGTGCACCTCATGTACGTTTTGCAAACGAAGCCGTTTTGCTAGGACCTGCACCTTCTTCAGAATCCTATCTCGTGATGGAAAAAGTGATTCAAGCAGCCAAAGATACTGGCGCTGATGCGATACATCCTGGATATGGTTTCTTAAGCGAAAATGCAAAATTTGCACAATTAGTTGAAGATGCTGGGATCGTTTTTATAGGTCCCAAACCACATGCTATTCAAGTAATGGGTAATAAACTAGCGGCAAAAGAAGCGGTACGTGATTATAATATCCCGATGGTTCCTGGCATTGAAGAAGCAATAACTGACGTAGCACTTGCAGAGAAAGTTGCTCTAGAAATAGGCTTTCCTATTTTAATCAAAGCCTCTGCTGGTGGTGGTGGAAAAGGAATGAGGATCGTTGAAAATATACAGGAGCTGCCAGAACAAATGGAAAGAGCCATAAGTGAAGCAAAAGCCGCTTTTGGAGATGGGTCTGTATTCATTGAAAAATATGTCGGTTCTCCTAGACATATTGAAATTCAAATACTTGCCGACACTCATGGAAATATAGTCCATCTTTTTGAACGAGAATGTAGCGTGCAAAGACGTCATCAAAAAGTAGTAGAAGAAGCTCCTTCTGTGGTTCTTACTCCTGAGATACGAAAAACAATGGGTGAAGCTGCTATAAAAGTGGCTAAGGCTTGCGATTATGTTGGTGCTGGAACAGTCGAATTTCTGCTCGATGAAAATAAGAAATTTTACTTTCTGGAAATGAATACGCGTTTACAAGTGGAGCATCCTGTTACCGAATTGATATCGGGAATTGATCTGGTAGAACAACAAATTAAAGTCGCACGCGGTGAAAAACTAGCGTTTACTCAAGAAGATTTATCTATAACAGGTCACGCTCTGGAAGTAAGAGTATATGCTGAAGATCCACTAGAAAATTTCACTCCTAGCATTGGTAAGCTATCTGTTTACAAGCTTCCAACTGGTGAGGGAATAAGGGTGGATAATGGTTTTGAAGAAGGAATGGAGGTACCTATTTACTACGACCCTATGCTATCTAAGTTGATTACTTACGGGAAAAATAGAGAAGAAGCCATTCAGTTAATGATAAAGGCGATTGATCATTATAAAGTGGAAGGTATTGCCACTACGCTACCTTTTGGCAAATTTGTTTGCGAGCATGAGGCGTTTAGATCAGGGAATTTTGACACTCATTTTGTGAAAAATTATTATTCGCCAGACCAACTAAAAAAACAATATACAGAAGAGCGTAAAATAGCAGCTTTAGTAGGTTTACAACTGTATCTTAAAAATCAGAAAACAGTAAAAGCTCCTTTGAAGATCAGTTCAAATTGGGATAAAAGAAATAAGTAA